In Lotus japonicus ecotype B-129 chromosome 5, LjGifu_v1.2, one genomic interval encodes:
- the LOC130717161 gene encoding protein PHOTOPERIOD-INDEPENDENT EARLY FLOWERING 1 isoform X3: protein MASKGPRFKFDHETKAKRQKTLEAPKEPRRPKTHWDHVLEEMVWLSKDFESERKWKLAHAKKVALKASKGFLDQATRGEKKMKEEEQRLRKVALNISKDVKKFWTKIEKLVLYKHQMVLDEKKKKALDKQLEFLLGQTERYSTMLAENLVDSTSADKPAEKNSAEHHIDYQSDAPDHDEEYGVQSDDESEDDEQTLEEDEALITKEERQEELTALHDEMNLPIEELRKRYAGEKGELERPQISQEHSEDGAKIARTGDADGKARLASENGDLSPVSKIGTNDSSVVPGRRCDESNGDIATSTNNLSEYKDRQSENLKEPSDTANENFAYDFTDEEEDGDFLFGTEDKDDETTLSEEEKLECVDAIDPKDEIALLQKESDMPVEELLARYKKEQGDDRESESDYASALSEDHCDSSVQEDSGQKVPAISVDEEVKSGEHLASVQSQAEEQWEEPCENSEKKESEDIIADAAAAARSAQPTGNTFSTTKVRTKFPFLLKYSLREYQHIGLDWLVTMYEKKLNGILADEMGLGKTIMTIALLAHLACEKGIWGPHLIVVPTSVMLNWETEFLKWCPAFKILTYFGSAKERKHKRQGWLKPNSFHVCITTYRLVIQDAKVFKRKKWKYLILDEAHLIKNWKSQRWQTLLNFNSKRRILLTGTPLQNDLMELWSLMHFLMPHVFQSHQEFKDWFSNPISGMVEGEEKVNKEVVDRLHNVLRPFLLRRLKRDVEKQLPMKREHVIYCRLSKRQRNLYEDFIASSETQATLASANFFGMISIIMQLRKVCNHPDLFEGRPIISSFDMSGIHIQLSSSVCSMLSPSSFSTVDLEGLGLLFTHLDHRMTSWESDEVQAIETPATLITERSDMADLEVISPGLKRHKKLQGTNIFEEIQRAIWEERLRQAKDRAAAIAWWNSLRCKKRAIYSTTLRDLVTIRHPVHDIHQMKANPVSYLYSSKLADIVLSPVERFQRMTDVVESFMFAIPATRAPSPVCWCSKNETTVLLHPSFKQQCSDVLSPLLSPIRPAIVRRQLYFPDRRLIQFDCGKLQELAILLRKLKSEGHRALIFTQMTKMLDILEAFINLYGYTYMRLDGSTPPEERQTLMQRFNTNPKYFLFILSTRSGGVGINLVGADTVIFYDSDWNPAMDQQAQDRCHRIGQTREVHIYRLISESTIEENILKKANQKRALDDLVIQSGGYNTEFFKKLDPMEIFSGHRTLSIKNTPKEKNQNNGEVSVTNADVEAALKYVEDEADYMALKKVELEEAVDNQEFTEEAIGRLDEDEYVNEDDEPAELGESVPNLNKENALVLKESDPKEDRPPSVSAKEDDVDMLADVKQMAAAAAACGQAISAFENELRPIDRYAIRFLELWDPIIDKTALESEVRIEDTDWELDRIEKYKEEMEAEIDEDEEPLVYESWDADFATMAYRQQVEALAQHQLMEELENEAKQKEEALEENFDSKKIQTPGDSKSKPKKKPKKAKFKSLKKGSLTSGLRSVKEETQDLRRDTSPDFVSPNSAMQKKRKKSILTIDGEEEIRFKKSKKSKRDLPDVYSSDLESNSLVVLDEHAESKPCETMVDLDQKTASRCKVRGKISIVPMPGKWIFTIKPEKSKKGSKDCIPSADFWLPQEDAILCAIVHEYGTNWSLVSETLYGMTAGGAYRGRYRHPIHCCERFRELFQKYVVFSMDTANHEKINNAGSGKGLLRVTEGSSKSM, encoded by the exons ATACTCAACAATGTTGGCTGAAAATCTCGTGGATTCAACCTCTGCCGATAAACCAGCAGAGAAAAATTCTGCAGAGCATCACATAG ACTATCAATCAGATGCACCTGATCACGATGAAGAATATGGTGTACAATCTGATGATGAATCg GAGGATGATGAGCAAACCCTTGAGGAAGATGAGGCACTTATAACtaaagaagaaagacaagaggaATTGACAGCTTTGCATGATGAGATGAATCTTCCGATTGAGGAGTTACGAAAACGTTATGCTGGAGAAAAAG gaGAATTGGAAAGACCACAAATTAGTCAAGAGCATAGTGAAGATGGCGCAAAAATAGCTAGAACTGGTGATGCAGATGGTAAGGCAAGATTAGCATCAG AAAATGGGGATCTTTCACCTGTCAGCAAAATTGGTACAAACGACTCCAGCGTGGTCCCGGGTCGACGTTGT GATGAAAGTAATGGTGATATAGCTACATCAACAAACAATCTATCTGAATACAAGGATCGTCAATCTGAAAATCTAAAAGAGCCCAGTGATACGGCCAATGAAAATTTTGCATATGATTTTACTGATGAAGAG GAAGATGGTGACTTTTTGTTTGGCACAGAAGATAAG GATGATGAAACAACTTTATCCGAGGAGGAAAAACTGGAATGTGTCGATGCAATCGATCCCAAGGACGAG ATTGCATTATTACAAAAGGAGAGTGACATGCCTGTTGAGGAGCTGCTTGCAAGGTATAAAAAG GAGCAAGGTGATGATAGGGAAAGTGAATCTGATTATGCTTCTGCTCTATCAGAAGACCATTGTGATTCTTCAGTCCAGGAAGATTCTGGACAGAAAGTTCCTGCTATTTCTGTGGATGAAGAAGTCAAGTCTGGTGAGCACCTGGCTTCTGTACAGTCCCAGGCAGAAGAACAATGGGAAGAGCCTTGtgaaaattcagaaaaaaagGAAAGTGAGGATATAATTGCTGATGCAGCTGCAGCTGCAAGATCTGCACAACCAACTGGAAACACCTTCTCGACAACTAAAGTGCGTACAAAGTTCCCTTTTCTACTAAAGTACTCTCTTCGTGAATATCAGCATATTGGATTGGATTGGCTTGTCACGATGTATGAAAAAAAGCTGAACGGAATTTTGGCAGATGAAATGGGGCTTGGAAAGACAATTATGACGATAGCTTTGCTCGCACATCTTGCCTGTGAAAAGGGTATTTGGGGCCCACATCTAATTGTGGTACCAACTAGTGTAATGCTTAACTGGGAGACTGAATTTCTGAAATGGTGTCCTGCTTTTAAAATCTTAACTTATTTTGGAAGTGCAAAGGAGAGAAAACATAAAAGACAGGGATGGTTAAAACCAAACTCCTTCCATGTTTGCATAACTACTTATAGATTGGTTATTCAGGATGCCAAAGTTTTCAAGCGAAAAAAGTGGAAATacttgatcttggatgaagctCATCTCATTAAAAACTGGAAGTCACAAAGGTGGCAGACACTCTTGAATTTCAATTCAAAACGGCGGATTCTCTTGACTGGTACACCACTACAGAATGATCTCATGGAACTGTGGTCTCTCATGCATTTCTTGATGCCTCATGTTTTCCAATCACACCAAGAGTTTAAGGATTGGTTTAGTAATCCTATATCAGGGATGGTAGAGGGAGAGGAAAAAGTTAATAAGGAGGTTGTTGATCGCCTGCACAATGTCCTTCGTCCATTCTTACTCCGTCGGTTAAAGCGAGATGTGGAAAAGCAACTTCCAATGAAACGTGAGCATGTTATATACTGTAGACTGTCAAAGAGGCAACGGAATTTGTATGAAGATTTCATTGCTAGTTCAGAGACCCAAGCCACTCTTGCAAGTGCCAATTTCTTTGGGATGATTAGTATTATCATGCAACTACGTAAGGTTTGCAATCATCCTGACCTATTTGAGGGTCGTCCTATTATCAGTTCTTTTGACATGTCTGGTATTCATATTCAGTTAAGTTCTTCTGTTTGCTCCATGCTTTCGCCTAGCTCTTTTTCAACAGTTGACCTAGAAGGGTTAGGTCTTTTATTTACTCATCTTGACCATCGCATGACTTCTTGGGAAAGTGATGAAGTGCAAGCTATTGAAACCCCTGCAACTTTAATCACTGAACGCTCTGATATGGCTGATCTAGAAGTAATTAGTCCCGGACTGAAACGTCACAAAAAGCTGCAAGGAACAAACATTTTTGAAGAGATACAAAGGGCAATTTGGGAAGAGAGGCTGAGACAGGCAAAGGACCGAGCAGCAGCTATTGCATGGTGGAACTCATTGAGGTGTAAAAAGCGAGCCATCTACTCAACGACTCTAAGGGACCTTGTAACCATAAGGCATCCTGTTCATGATATTCATCAAATGAAGGCAAACCCTGTTTCATACCTGTACTCATCAAAGCTGGCTGACATTGTTCTCTCCCCAGTTGAACGATTTCAAAGGATGACTGATGTGGTTGAAAGTTTCATGTTTGCTATTCCTGCCACTCGGGCACCTTCTCCTGTTTGCTGGTGCAGTAAAAATGAGACAACCGTTTTACTGCACCCATCTTTCAAGCAGCAATGTTCTGATGTTCTGTCACCCCTACTGTCGCCAATCAGGCCTGCTATTGTCCGTCGGCAATTGTATTTTCCAGATAGGCGTCTTATACAATTTGACTGCGGGAAACTCCAGGAACTAGCAATTTTGTTGAGGAAATTAAAATCAGAAGGTCACCGAGCCCTGATATTCACTCAGATGACTAAGATGCTTGATATCTTAGAGGCGTTCATTAATTTGTATGGTTATACTTACATGCGCTTAGATGGATCAACCCCACCGGAGGAGAGGCAGACTTTAATGCAGCGTTTTAATACAAACCCcaaatattttcttttcatcttgTCAACTCGTAGTGGGGGTGTTGGTATTAATCTAGTTGGAGCGGACACAGTTATTTTTTATGATAGCGACTGGAATCCTGCTATGGATCAACAGGCTCAAGATCGGTGCCACAGAATCGGTCAGACACGTGAAGTTCATATCTATAGATTGATTAGTGAAAGCACTATTGAGGAGAATATTTTGAAGAAAGCAAATCAGAAGCGTGCACTTGATGATCTGGTTATACAAAGTGGGGGTTATAATACTGAGTTCTTCAAGAAGCTTGATCCTATGGAAATATTTTCAGGTCATAGAACACTTTCAATTAAAAACACGCCAAAGGAGAAAAACCAGAACAATGGAGAAGTTTCCGTAACTAATGCAGATGTAGAGGCTGCATTAAAatatgttgaagatgaagcagaTTATATGGCATTGAAGAAAGTTGAACTGGAAGAAGCTGTGGACAACCAGGAATTTACAGAAGAAGCCATTGGGAGACTTGATGAGGATGAATATgtaaatgaagatgatgagccTGCAGAGTTAGGTGAATCTGTTCCCAATTTGAATAAAGAAAATGCATTAGTATTAAAAGAAAGTGATCCTAAGGAAGATAGACCTCCCTCTGTTTCCGCCAAGGAAGATGATGTTGACATGCTCGCTGATGTGAAACAGATGGCTGCAGCTGCAGCTGCATGTGGACAAGCTATCTCAGCCTTTGAGAATGAGCTACGCCCTATTGATCGGTATGCCATTCGGTTTTTGGAACTGTGGGATCCAATTATAGATAAAACAGCCTTGGAATCTGAAGTCAGGATTGAGGACACTGACTGGGAGTTGGATCGCATTGAAAAGTATAAGGAGGAGATGGAAGCCGAAATTGATGAAGATGAGGAGCCTCTAGTGTATGAAA GCTGGGATGCTGATTTTGCAACTATGGCTTATCGACAGCAAGTAGAGGCCTTGGCTCAACATCAG TTAATGGAGGAACTTGAAAATGAAGCTAAACAGAAAGAGGAAGCGCTTGAAGAAAATTTTGATTCTAAAAA GATTCAAACACCAGGTGATTCAAAGTCCAAACCAAAAAAGAAACCAAAGAAAGCAAAGTTCAAATCTCTGAAGAAAGGATCTTTGACCTCTGGCTTGAGATCTGTGAAAGAAGAGACACAAGATTTAAGAAGAGACACTAGTCCGGATTTTGTGTCTCCAAATTCCGCTATGCAGAAAAAACGGAAAAAGTCTATATTGACAattgatggtgaagaagaaatCAGATTTAAGAAGTCCAAAAAATCCAAGAGGGATCTTCCTGACGTCTATTCTTCAGATTTAGAATCCAACTCATTAGTTGTGCTAGATGAACATGCAGAATCAAAGCCATGTGAAACTATGGTTGACTTGGATCAGAAAACAGCTAGCAGGTGTAAGGTTAGAGGAAAAATATCCATTGTTCCAATGCCTGGGAAATGGATCTTCACAATAAAACCTGAAAAATCAAAGAAGGGGTCCAAAGATTGTATTCCATCAGCTGATTTTTGGCTACCTCAGGAGGATGCAATATTATGTGCCATTGTTCATGAATATGGTACTAACTGGAGTTTGGTTAGTGAAACACTTTATGGAATGACTGCTGGCGGAGCATATAGGGGGCGATATCGTCATCCTATCCATTGCTGTGAGAGATTCAGAGAACTATTCCAAAAATATGTTGTGTTCTCGATGGACACTGCAAATCATGAGAAGATAAACAATGCTGGCTCTGGAAAGGGTCTTCTTAGAGTTACAGAG GGAAGCAGCAAGAGCATGTGA
- the LOC130717161 gene encoding protein PHOTOPERIOD-INDEPENDENT EARLY FLOWERING 1 isoform X1, which produces MASKGPRFKFDHETKAKRQKTLEAPKEPRRPKTHWDHVLEEMVWLSKDFESERKWKLAHAKKVALKASKGFLDQATRGEKKMKEEEQRLRKVALNISKDVKKFWTKIEKLVLYKHQMVLDEKKKKALDKQLEFLLGQTERYSTMLAENLVDSTSADKPAEKNSAEHHIDYQSDAPDHDEEYGVQSDDESEDDEQTLEEDEALITKEERQEELTALHDEMNLPIEELRKRYAGEKGELERPQISQEHSEDGAKIARTGDADGKARLASENGDLSPVSKIGTNDSSVVPGRRCDESNGDIATSTNNLSEYKDRQSENLKEPSDTANENFAYDFTDEEEDGDFLFGTEDKDDETTLSEEEKLECVDAIDPKDEIALLQKESDMPVEELLARYKKEQGDDRESESDYASALSEDHCDSSVQEDSGQKVPAISVDEEVKSGEHLASVQSQAEEQWEEPCENSEKKESEDIIADAAAAARSAQPTGNTFSTTKVRTKFPFLLKYSLREYQHIGLDWLVTMYEKKLNGILADEMGLGKTIMTIALLAHLACEKGIWGPHLIVVPTSVMLNWETEFLKWCPAFKILTYFGSAKERKHKRQGWLKPNSFHVCITTYRLVIQDAKVFKRKKWKYLILDEAHLIKNWKSQRWQTLLNFNSKRRILLTGTPLQNDLMELWSLMHFLMPHVFQSHQEFKDWFSNPISGMVEGEEKVNKEVVDRLHNVLRPFLLRRLKRDVEKQLPMKREHVIYCRLSKRQRNLYEDFIASSETQATLASANFFGMISIIMQLRKVCNHPDLFEGRPIISSFDMSGIHIQLSSSVCSMLSPSSFSTVDLEGLGLLFTHLDHRMTSWESDEVQAIETPATLITERSDMADLEVISPGLKRHKKLQGTNIFEEIQRAIWEERLRQAKDRAAAIAWWNSLRCKKRAIYSTTLRDLVTIRHPVHDIHQMKANPVSYLYSSKLADIVLSPVERFQRMTDVVESFMFAIPATRAPSPVCWCSKNETTVLLHPSFKQQCSDVLSPLLSPIRPAIVRRQLYFPDRRLIQFDCGKLQELAILLRKLKSEGHRALIFTQMTKMLDILEAFINLYGYTYMRLDGSTPPEERQTLMQRFNTNPKYFLFILSTRSGGVGINLVGADTVIFYDSDWNPAMDQQAQDRCHRIGQTREVHIYRLISESTIEENILKKANQKRALDDLVIQSGGYNTEFFKKLDPMEIFSGHRTLSIKNTPKEKNQNNGEVSVTNADVEAALKYVEDEADYMALKKVELEEAVDNQEFTEEAIGRLDEDEYVNEDDEPAELGESVPNLNKENALVLKESDPKEDRPPSVSAKEDDVDMLADVKQMAAAAAACGQAISAFENELRPIDRYAIRFLELWDPIIDKTALESEVRIEDTDWELDRIEKYKEEMEAEIDEDEEPLVYESWDADFATMAYRQQVEALAQHQLMEELENEAKQKEEALEENFDSKKIQTPGDSKSKPKKKPKKAKFKSLKKGSLTSGLRSVKEETQDLRRDTSPDFVSPNSAMQKKRKKSILTIDGEEEIRFKKSKKSKRDLPDVYSSDLESNSLVVLDEHAESKPCETMVDLDQKTASRCKVRGKISIVPMPGKWIFTIKPEKSKKGSKDCIPSADFWLPQEDAILCAIVHEYGTNWSLVSETLYGMTAGGAYRGRYRHPIHCCERFRELFQKYVVFSMDTANHEKINNAGSGKGLLRVTEDNIRMLLGVASEQVNRELLLQKHFFALLSSAWKVASHVNRRQNPSATCNGLSFDQRFFTSTGQQSQNSLNKPPERMAFSNLAQSKKLIAAALEDAGSSQENDKIVPSNLGEDMPVRADLLDITLEFQKEDSDSLVSFPPAINLSICGTETEAPPSLKKQTVQYDHLKVFLSAAEDRFREAARACEEDSSGWASSAFPTNDGRSRSGSRVQSSAKQKSAVSDLTKPSRSKSRKASLDPSEHHQARPLLESMPSLKDLRFDMTSFSTGEFGIDMDSNLPFDLNGESSFETENFEVVPHGYVDGLISGLDDCTEFPEYTDIR; this is translated from the exons ATACTCAACAATGTTGGCTGAAAATCTCGTGGATTCAACCTCTGCCGATAAACCAGCAGAGAAAAATTCTGCAGAGCATCACATAG ACTATCAATCAGATGCACCTGATCACGATGAAGAATATGGTGTACAATCTGATGATGAATCg GAGGATGATGAGCAAACCCTTGAGGAAGATGAGGCACTTATAACtaaagaagaaagacaagaggaATTGACAGCTTTGCATGATGAGATGAATCTTCCGATTGAGGAGTTACGAAAACGTTATGCTGGAGAAAAAG gaGAATTGGAAAGACCACAAATTAGTCAAGAGCATAGTGAAGATGGCGCAAAAATAGCTAGAACTGGTGATGCAGATGGTAAGGCAAGATTAGCATCAG AAAATGGGGATCTTTCACCTGTCAGCAAAATTGGTACAAACGACTCCAGCGTGGTCCCGGGTCGACGTTGT GATGAAAGTAATGGTGATATAGCTACATCAACAAACAATCTATCTGAATACAAGGATCGTCAATCTGAAAATCTAAAAGAGCCCAGTGATACGGCCAATGAAAATTTTGCATATGATTTTACTGATGAAGAG GAAGATGGTGACTTTTTGTTTGGCACAGAAGATAAG GATGATGAAACAACTTTATCCGAGGAGGAAAAACTGGAATGTGTCGATGCAATCGATCCCAAGGACGAG ATTGCATTATTACAAAAGGAGAGTGACATGCCTGTTGAGGAGCTGCTTGCAAGGTATAAAAAG GAGCAAGGTGATGATAGGGAAAGTGAATCTGATTATGCTTCTGCTCTATCAGAAGACCATTGTGATTCTTCAGTCCAGGAAGATTCTGGACAGAAAGTTCCTGCTATTTCTGTGGATGAAGAAGTCAAGTCTGGTGAGCACCTGGCTTCTGTACAGTCCCAGGCAGAAGAACAATGGGAAGAGCCTTGtgaaaattcagaaaaaaagGAAAGTGAGGATATAATTGCTGATGCAGCTGCAGCTGCAAGATCTGCACAACCAACTGGAAACACCTTCTCGACAACTAAAGTGCGTACAAAGTTCCCTTTTCTACTAAAGTACTCTCTTCGTGAATATCAGCATATTGGATTGGATTGGCTTGTCACGATGTATGAAAAAAAGCTGAACGGAATTTTGGCAGATGAAATGGGGCTTGGAAAGACAATTATGACGATAGCTTTGCTCGCACATCTTGCCTGTGAAAAGGGTATTTGGGGCCCACATCTAATTGTGGTACCAACTAGTGTAATGCTTAACTGGGAGACTGAATTTCTGAAATGGTGTCCTGCTTTTAAAATCTTAACTTATTTTGGAAGTGCAAAGGAGAGAAAACATAAAAGACAGGGATGGTTAAAACCAAACTCCTTCCATGTTTGCATAACTACTTATAGATTGGTTATTCAGGATGCCAAAGTTTTCAAGCGAAAAAAGTGGAAATacttgatcttggatgaagctCATCTCATTAAAAACTGGAAGTCACAAAGGTGGCAGACACTCTTGAATTTCAATTCAAAACGGCGGATTCTCTTGACTGGTACACCACTACAGAATGATCTCATGGAACTGTGGTCTCTCATGCATTTCTTGATGCCTCATGTTTTCCAATCACACCAAGAGTTTAAGGATTGGTTTAGTAATCCTATATCAGGGATGGTAGAGGGAGAGGAAAAAGTTAATAAGGAGGTTGTTGATCGCCTGCACAATGTCCTTCGTCCATTCTTACTCCGTCGGTTAAAGCGAGATGTGGAAAAGCAACTTCCAATGAAACGTGAGCATGTTATATACTGTAGACTGTCAAAGAGGCAACGGAATTTGTATGAAGATTTCATTGCTAGTTCAGAGACCCAAGCCACTCTTGCAAGTGCCAATTTCTTTGGGATGATTAGTATTATCATGCAACTACGTAAGGTTTGCAATCATCCTGACCTATTTGAGGGTCGTCCTATTATCAGTTCTTTTGACATGTCTGGTATTCATATTCAGTTAAGTTCTTCTGTTTGCTCCATGCTTTCGCCTAGCTCTTTTTCAACAGTTGACCTAGAAGGGTTAGGTCTTTTATTTACTCATCTTGACCATCGCATGACTTCTTGGGAAAGTGATGAAGTGCAAGCTATTGAAACCCCTGCAACTTTAATCACTGAACGCTCTGATATGGCTGATCTAGAAGTAATTAGTCCCGGACTGAAACGTCACAAAAAGCTGCAAGGAACAAACATTTTTGAAGAGATACAAAGGGCAATTTGGGAAGAGAGGCTGAGACAGGCAAAGGACCGAGCAGCAGCTATTGCATGGTGGAACTCATTGAGGTGTAAAAAGCGAGCCATCTACTCAACGACTCTAAGGGACCTTGTAACCATAAGGCATCCTGTTCATGATATTCATCAAATGAAGGCAAACCCTGTTTCATACCTGTACTCATCAAAGCTGGCTGACATTGTTCTCTCCCCAGTTGAACGATTTCAAAGGATGACTGATGTGGTTGAAAGTTTCATGTTTGCTATTCCTGCCACTCGGGCACCTTCTCCTGTTTGCTGGTGCAGTAAAAATGAGACAACCGTTTTACTGCACCCATCTTTCAAGCAGCAATGTTCTGATGTTCTGTCACCCCTACTGTCGCCAATCAGGCCTGCTATTGTCCGTCGGCAATTGTATTTTCCAGATAGGCGTCTTATACAATTTGACTGCGGGAAACTCCAGGAACTAGCAATTTTGTTGAGGAAATTAAAATCAGAAGGTCACCGAGCCCTGATATTCACTCAGATGACTAAGATGCTTGATATCTTAGAGGCGTTCATTAATTTGTATGGTTATACTTACATGCGCTTAGATGGATCAACCCCACCGGAGGAGAGGCAGACTTTAATGCAGCGTTTTAATACAAACCCcaaatattttcttttcatcttgTCAACTCGTAGTGGGGGTGTTGGTATTAATCTAGTTGGAGCGGACACAGTTATTTTTTATGATAGCGACTGGAATCCTGCTATGGATCAACAGGCTCAAGATCGGTGCCACAGAATCGGTCAGACACGTGAAGTTCATATCTATAGATTGATTAGTGAAAGCACTATTGAGGAGAATATTTTGAAGAAAGCAAATCAGAAGCGTGCACTTGATGATCTGGTTATACAAAGTGGGGGTTATAATACTGAGTTCTTCAAGAAGCTTGATCCTATGGAAATATTTTCAGGTCATAGAACACTTTCAATTAAAAACACGCCAAAGGAGAAAAACCAGAACAATGGAGAAGTTTCCGTAACTAATGCAGATGTAGAGGCTGCATTAAAatatgttgaagatgaagcagaTTATATGGCATTGAAGAAAGTTGAACTGGAAGAAGCTGTGGACAACCAGGAATTTACAGAAGAAGCCATTGGGAGACTTGATGAGGATGAATATgtaaatgaagatgatgagccTGCAGAGTTAGGTGAATCTGTTCCCAATTTGAATAAAGAAAATGCATTAGTATTAAAAGAAAGTGATCCTAAGGAAGATAGACCTCCCTCTGTTTCCGCCAAGGAAGATGATGTTGACATGCTCGCTGATGTGAAACAGATGGCTGCAGCTGCAGCTGCATGTGGACAAGCTATCTCAGCCTTTGAGAATGAGCTACGCCCTATTGATCGGTATGCCATTCGGTTTTTGGAACTGTGGGATCCAATTATAGATAAAACAGCCTTGGAATCTGAAGTCAGGATTGAGGACACTGACTGGGAGTTGGATCGCATTGAAAAGTATAAGGAGGAGATGGAAGCCGAAATTGATGAAGATGAGGAGCCTCTAGTGTATGAAA GCTGGGATGCTGATTTTGCAACTATGGCTTATCGACAGCAAGTAGAGGCCTTGGCTCAACATCAG TTAATGGAGGAACTTGAAAATGAAGCTAAACAGAAAGAGGAAGCGCTTGAAGAAAATTTTGATTCTAAAAA GATTCAAACACCAGGTGATTCAAAGTCCAAACCAAAAAAGAAACCAAAGAAAGCAAAGTTCAAATCTCTGAAGAAAGGATCTTTGACCTCTGGCTTGAGATCTGTGAAAGAAGAGACACAAGATTTAAGAAGAGACACTAGTCCGGATTTTGTGTCTCCAAATTCCGCTATGCAGAAAAAACGGAAAAAGTCTATATTGACAattgatggtgaagaagaaatCAGATTTAAGAAGTCCAAAAAATCCAAGAGGGATCTTCCTGACGTCTATTCTTCAGATTTAGAATCCAACTCATTAGTTGTGCTAGATGAACATGCAGAATCAAAGCCATGTGAAACTATGGTTGACTTGGATCAGAAAACAGCTAGCAGGTGTAAGGTTAGAGGAAAAATATCCATTGTTCCAATGCCTGGGAAATGGATCTTCACAATAAAACCTGAAAAATCAAAGAAGGGGTCCAAAGATTGTATTCCATCAGCTGATTTTTGGCTACCTCAGGAGGATGCAATATTATGTGCCATTGTTCATGAATATGGTACTAACTGGAGTTTGGTTAGTGAAACACTTTATGGAATGACTGCTGGCGGAGCATATAGGGGGCGATATCGTCATCCTATCCATTGCTGTGAGAGATTCAGAGAACTATTCCAAAAATATGTTGTGTTCTCGATGGACACTGCAAATCATGAGAAGATAAACAATGCTGGCTCTGGAAAGGGTCTTCTTAGAGTTACAGAG GATAACATTCGGATGTTGTTAGGTGTTGCATCTGAGCAGGTAAATAGAGAGTTACTACTGCAGAAGCATTTTTTTGCATTGCTTTCTTCTGCCTGGAAGGTTGCATCACATGTCAACCGGAGGCAAAATCCATCCGCCACCTGCAATGGGCTCTCTTTTGATCAGAGATTCTTCACTTCCACTGGCCAGCAATCACAAAATTCTTTGAACAAACCCCCTGAAAGGATGGCATTTTCTAATTTAGCCCAGAGCAAGAAATTAATAGCAGCTGCACTTGAGGACGCCGGAAGTAGCCAAGAGAATGACAAAATCGTCCCCTCTAACCTGGGTGAAGACATGCCGGTGAGGGCAGATCTACTAGATATAACTCTGGAGTTCCAGAAAGAGGACAGTGATTCCTTAGTTTCATTTCCACCTGCTATAAATTTATCAATATGTGGGACTGAAACTGAAGCACCACCATCTTTGAAAAAGCAAACAGTACAATATGATCATCTTAAAGTGTTCTTATCTGCTGCTGAGGATCGTTTCAG GGAAGCAGCAAGAGCATGTGAAGAAGACAGTTCTGGATGGGCTTCTTCAGCATTCCCGACAAACGATGGAAGGTCTCGATCTGGATCCAGGGTACAATCTTCTGCAAAGCAAAAGTCGGCTGTTTCTGATTTAACTAAGCCGTCTAGGTCGAAGTCCAGAAAAGCTTCGCTTGATCCAAGTGAACATCATCAGGCCAGGCCATTGTTAGAGTCAATGCCATCACTGAAGGATCTGAGGTTTGATATGACTTCGTTCTCTACGGGCGAATTTGGAATAGATATGGATAGCAATCTCCCTTTTGATTTGAATGGGGAAAGTTCATTTGAAACTGAAAATTTTGAAGTGGTCCCACATGGTTATGTAGATGGTTTAATCTCAGGCCTTGATGATTGTACAGAATTTCCTGAATATACTGACATAAGATAG